CTCAAGGTGTAAAAAAACTAAAGGGACGAGATGGTTATCGCATTCGAAAAGGAGACTATAGAATCATTTACGACATCGTCGATATGAAACTGGTTGTTGAGGTTATCGCTATTGGGCATAGAAAAGATATCTATTCCTAATCCTCCTACAACCGAATTTTTATAACCTCTTCTTAGTTAATATTCCCGCCGTTGGAACATATTATTTCTATGCTTTTATTTAAATAAAAGTAATCAACAATGCACTATAAGCT
The genomic region above belongs to Leptospira fletcheri and contains:
- a CDS encoding type II toxin-antitoxin system RelE family toxin — encoded protein: MPEYFVFLSKTAGKQLDKLPDSVAETLLKTIESLAKNPKPQGVKKLKGRDGYRIRKGDYRIIYDIVDMKLVVEVIAIGHRKDIYS